The window TTATCCGGTTGTTGGTTGATGACTTCAAGCACTTCTTCATTGCTGATGAGCGAACCCTGGGGACCATACCATGCAGCGAGCAGCGCCCGGGACACATTGGCCTTTTCCATTGTGTGCAGCAACCATTGCAAGGGGACTTCGTTAAAGTCGTTGCCGGTCCATTTTTTTAAGGAGTCAAAGTAGGGTTGAGCAATAAATCTCTGTGTCGGTTGTTGTGCCCAAACGTCTATCACCTTCATAGGAGCCTCCCTGATTGTTCGATATAAACAAGCCTTTCATTTGAGCGAATAAAAAACAGTGGCCAGAATGGACACAAGGCTTGGCCGAGTTGGGGAACTGACCGTATTGGCTATTTCACCTCTAATACTATTTTTCCGGTGTGCTGCTTTTGCAAAAAGAGTTCTTGTGCCTTAACGATTTCCTGTAGAGGAAAGCTGGCCGCTACCAGCGGCCTGATCTGCCGCTGTTCGATTCGTTTGACCAGATTGGTGAAGACACCGGGTTCCAGGGTTGTGCAGCCAAAAAAACTGAGGTCTTTCAGGTACAGGGTACGTACATCAAGTTCGACCAGCGGTCCGCCGATAGCGCCAGCCACCGCATAGCGACCTCCGGGCTTCAAAACATCGAGCAGCTTGGGCCATTGAGGGCCGCTACCAGGTCAATAACAACGTCAACCGAGTTAGCGCCCAGTGATTGCACCAGATCGGCCGAGCGTGACAGCGTTTGTCTGGCACCTAAAGCAAGCAACTGGTCAGATTTGCCGGTACTGGTGATGGCAATAACTTCTGCGCCCCGAGCTTTGGCCAGCTGCACGGCGGCCGATCCCACGCCACCGGATGCTCCGGTGATCAGTACCTTGTCCTCAGTGCCAACACGAGCTTTCGTCAGCATATTTTCGGCCGTGGAGTAGGAGCAGGGGAAGGATGCCAGTTCGATGTCGGTCAGGTCACAGGAGACGTTGTAAGCGTGTTGGGCGGGAACGCAGGTGTATTGGGCAAAACCACCGTTGCATTCGGAACCCAAATAACGCATTTGGCTCGGCTGGGTATCGGTATCGCGGAAACAGGGTTCGACGATGACCCGTTGCCCCAGTCTGTTCTTGTTAACCTGGGCTCCAACCGCAACGATCTCACCGCAGACATCCGCTCCTTGTATCAGCGGCAACGGCAGTGCCTGACCTGACCAGCCGGCATCTTCGCTGCTGTTATTGGACTTT is drawn from Aestuariirhabdus haliotis and contains these coding sequences:
- a CDS encoding zinc-binding dehydrogenase, whose product is MKPGGRYAVAGAIGGPLVELDVRTLYLKDLSFFGCTTLEPGVFTNLVKRIEQRQIRPLVAASFPLQEIVKAQELFLQKQHTGKIVLEVK
- a CDS encoding alcohol dehydrogenase catalytic domain-containing protein, with the protein product MVDSIPTVMSAVVLTGHGDFDQLDYQTHVPVPVPGNDEVLIKVSAAGVNNTDINTRIGWYSKSNNSSEDAGWSGQALPLPLIQGADVCGEIVAVGAQVNKNRLGQRVIVEPCFRDTDTQPSQMRYLGSECNGGFAQYTCVPAQHAYNVSCDLTDIELASFPCSYSTAENMLTKARVGTEDKVLITGASGGVGSAAVQLAKARGAEVIAITSTGKSDQLLALGARQTLSRSADLVQSLGANSVDVVIDLVAALNGPSCSMF